A region of Anoplopoma fimbria isolate UVic2021 breed Golden Eagle Sablefish chromosome 24, Afim_UVic_2022, whole genome shotgun sequence DNA encodes the following proteins:
- the LOC129114068 gene encoding multidrug and toxin extrusion protein 1-like: MEDLAAKDACRGVNGQSKTDESPSAAALSVESRCGSCLRSIKLWIPVDYKNETVQLFKLAGPVVISQMMSFLIGFVSMVFCGHLGKTELAGVALAIAVINVTGITIGSGLASTCDTLISQTYGSGNRKRVGVILQRGVLILLLACFPCWAVLVNTQPILLAVRQSTEVARLSQLYVKIFMPALPAAFMYQLQGRYLQNQGIMWPQVISGASGNILNVIINYIFLSHLDLGVAGSAAANAISQYSLAVFLFVYIYARGLHKATWDGWSRDCLQEWGPFLRLAIPSMLMLCLEWWLYEIAGFLAGIISEVELGAQSIIYELAAIAYMFPTGFSVAASVRVGNALGAGNTEQAKLSSKVSLICAFIVSCFIGACLGLSKDVVGYIFTTEKDIIQRVADIMKMYCFIHVAEAFSGVTGGIVRGAGKQMVGAVCNLVGYYFIGFPIGVSLMFPVKMGIVGLWSGFLICVLLQSMFFIVFLCKLNWIKTTEEALLRAGVHSKEENKIFSIENKALDSGKKQAHEQTCRSTSLSSVKDKREVLDVGQRSSDDVALSVRQLVVRRGLAVLLMFIILAAGVCISELLIRLLE; the protein is encoded by the exons ATGGAAGATTTAGCAGCAAAGGATGCATGTAGAGGAGTAAATGGACAGTCCAAAACAGACGAAtcaccttctgctgctgctctcagtGTTGAGTCACGCTGCGGATCCTGCCTGAGAAGCATTAAGCTGTGGATACCTGTGGACTACAAGAATGAAACGGTTCAGCTTTTTAAACTGGCAGGACCCGTG gtcaTTTCACAGATGATGAGCTTCCTGATCGGCTTCGTCAGCATGGTGTTCTGCGGTCACCTGGGGAAAACAGAGCTGGCGGGGGTGGCGTTAGCGATTGCG GTAATAAATGTCACAGGTATTACCATTGGCAGTGGTTTGGCATCAACTTGTGATACTCTCATATCTCAG ACTTATGGAAGTGGTAACCGAAAGCGTGTTGGAGTGATACTCCAAAGGGGAGTTCTGATTCTGCTGTTAGCCTGTTTCCCCTGCTGGGCCGTCCTGGTTAACACTCAGCCCATTCTGCTGGCTGTCAGACAGAGCACAGAGGTCGCCAG ACTCTCCCAGCTGTATGTGAAAATCTTTATGCCGGCTCTGCCA GCTGCCTTCATGTACCAGCTGCAGGGGAGATATCTTCAGAATCAG GGCATCATGTGGCCCCAGGTGATATCTGGAGCCTCTgggaatattttaaatgtaataataaactACATCTTCCTCAGCCATCTGGATCTGGGGGTTGC TGGATCTGCAGCTGCAAATGCCATCTCTCAGTATTCCTTGGCTGTGTTCTTGTTTGTGTACATCTACGCAAGGGGACTGCACAAAGCTACATGGGATG GCTGGTCAAGAGACTGCCTGCAGGAGTGGGGTCCTTTCCTCCGGCTGGCCATCCCCAGCATGCTGATGCTTTGTCTGGAGTGGTGGCTGTATGAGATCGCAGGGTTCCTGGCAGGCATCATCAGCGAGGTTGAGCTCGGAGCTCAGTCTATAATTTATGAACTGGCTGCTATCGCCTACATG TTTCCAACGGGTTTCTCCGTGGCTGCCAGTGTTCGCGTTGGAAATGCTCTTGGTGCTGGAAACACAGAGCAAGCCAAGCTGTCCAGCAAGGTCTCACTCATCTGTGCAT TTATTGTGTCATGTTTCATCGGAGCGTGTCTTGGTTTGTCTAAGGATGTGGTTGGTTACATTTTCACTACAGAGAA AGACATAATTCAGAGGGTGGCCGATATCATGAAGATGTACTGTTTCATCCATGTTGCTGAGGCCTTCTCG GGTGTGACCGGAGGTATCGTCAGGGGGGCAGGAAAGCAAATGGTTGGTGCTGTGTGTAACTTGGTGGGTTACTATTTCATTGGGTTCCCCATTGGTGTGTCTTTGATGTTCCCTGTCAAAATGGGCATCGTAG GGCTGTGGTCGgggtttttaatttgtgttttgctACAGTCCatgttttttatagttttcCTGTGTAAATTGAACTGGATAAAAACCACTGAAGAG GCGCTTTTAAGAGCAGGAGTCCACAGTAAAGAGGAGAACAAGATCTTCTCCATAGAAAACAAAG CTCTGGACTCTGGCAAGAAACAGGCCCACGAACAGACCTGTCGATCTACTTCTTTGAGTTCAGTGAAGGACAAGCGGGAAGTGCTCGATGTAGGTCAGCGGTCTTCAGATGACGTGGCTCTGTCAGTCAGGCAGCTGGTGGTACGACGTGGCCTCGCTGTGCTGCTCATGTTCATTATCCTTGCTGCTGGAGTCTGCATCAGCGAGCTGCTCATCAGACTGCTTGAATAA